The following are encoded in a window of uncultured Sphaerochaeta sp. genomic DNA:
- a CDS encoding SEC-C metal-binding domain-containing protein yields MEDNLDRLVLSFDDKEYQIENFRICPNPTCGCTTIGFLLDDVLVSLDVARKEIAENPVADRETSEKIVEILTDEQWELLQYIYHDEKNLLIENIEDYSCLSYDFSNLSIEQGNIFYDWIFPNAQPFVFEHEGAFFAVVDQYCLNPECSCKHVILSFYKAEESFQKTPLKNCVLDYQKNRFLPLEEGDVLDWKLIASFIKAKPSYTRFYKKRHAGLRLMYDTYLQSRVPEEKVEQAAIINAFSKIGRNDPCPCGSGKKYKKCCGSNK; encoded by the coding sequence ATGGAAGATAATTTGGACAGACTTGTATTATCATTTGATGATAAAGAGTATCAGATAGAGAATTTTCGGATATGTCCCAATCCCACTTGTGGCTGTACTACTATCGGTTTTTTACTTGATGATGTACTGGTGTCCTTGGATGTTGCACGAAAAGAGATTGCAGAGAACCCAGTTGCAGACAGAGAGACTTCAGAGAAAATCGTAGAAATCCTAACCGATGAACAATGGGAACTGTTGCAGTATATATATCATGATGAAAAGAATTTGTTGATTGAGAATATTGAAGACTATTCTTGTCTTTCCTATGACTTTTCGAACCTCTCTATTGAACAAGGCAATATCTTCTATGATTGGATTTTTCCAAACGCACAGCCATTCGTGTTTGAGCATGAAGGAGCGTTCTTCGCTGTAGTCGACCAGTACTGTTTGAACCCTGAATGCTCTTGCAAGCATGTAATTCTCTCTTTTTACAAAGCAGAGGAATCCTTCCAAAAAACGCCGCTCAAGAATTGCGTGTTGGACTATCAGAAGAACCGTTTTCTTCCCTTGGAAGAGGGGGATGTCCTTGACTGGAAGCTCATTGCATCCTTTATAAAAGCCAAACCCAGCTATACTCGATTCTACAAGAAACGTCATGCAGGTCTTCGCCTGATGTATGATACCTACCTACAAAGCAGGGTACCTGAAGAAAAGGTTGAGCAAGCTGCCATCATTAACGCTTTTTCCAAGATTGGACGTAATGATCCCTGTCCCTGTGGTAGTGGTAAGAAGTATAAGAAATGCTGTGGCTCAAATAAGTAG
- a CDS encoding IS66 family transposase produces the protein MRSKGDRKSKTVEIMVDGLKSPASVPVPVVPTKDMSFEQISLMFSQMQQMMMQLQKQNEQLHMTLNLLIQKQFGRSSEQLQQNPDWQTLPLFAPEMLPQQAAPQQEEPASQQAEKERKKSTGRNPLSGASHMVNLVNDVEASVLDDYRSRGYSVRPMPSTYTSYFQRINAVILVEVENRKYTVKGKGEELVLCAQSTRRFLPKTKVGELLLAEIAYQKYGLHVPHNRLSKSLGLDGIDISRQDMSNYGLAILERIKAAEESYKAKVLAQAALYMDETTTKKQGSEKTKNYMWAVCNEHLAWYRYFDDRSGGPPLSMFADYTGWVMADGYGAYDSHLGKAHRCVCLAHVARRFKDCEKITKDHNLAGPAIAWIARLYKIDSQLREKLVAGEMSKESFIEERKALSLPILNDFHAWLENAALTTALVNLVQKRAVSYALNQWDKVLLSFENAELKIDNNDCEQSIRVYVQGRKNWVNHGSDDGAEASCLLYSLIETAKKQGLNPRNYLAYLFMQAARYDNLELTGEQLEPLMPWNVKPQDLQIVTDEMSRLSQAMRPIGDN, from the coding sequence ATGAGAAGCAAGGGTGACAGGAAGTCGAAGACGGTCGAAATCATGGTTGACGGGCTGAAAAGCCCGGCCTCGGTGCCCGTTCCCGTCGTCCCCACCAAGGACATGAGCTTCGAACAGATCAGCCTCATGTTTTCCCAGATGCAGCAGATGATGATGCAGTTGCAGAAGCAGAACGAGCAGTTGCACATGACGCTCAACCTGCTCATCCAGAAACAGTTCGGCAGGTCCAGCGAACAGCTTCAGCAGAACCCGGACTGGCAGACGCTGCCATTGTTCGCCCCCGAGATGCTGCCCCAGCAAGCGGCTCCCCAGCAAGAGGAGCCTGCAAGCCAACAGGCCGAAAAAGAACGGAAGAAAAGCACCGGAAGGAATCCCCTTTCGGGAGCCTCCCACATGGTGAACCTGGTCAACGACGTCGAGGCGTCGGTACTTGACGATTACCGCAGCAGGGGCTATTCGGTGCGCCCGATGCCGTCAACCTACACTTCGTACTTCCAGCGCATCAACGCTGTCATCCTGGTCGAGGTCGAGAACCGCAAGTATACGGTGAAAGGCAAAGGCGAGGAGCTCGTGCTCTGCGCACAAAGCACCCGGCGCTTCCTTCCCAAGACAAAGGTGGGCGAACTGCTGCTGGCTGAGATCGCCTACCAGAAATACGGGCTGCACGTTCCTCACAACCGGCTGAGCAAGTCCCTCGGTCTTGACGGCATCGACATCAGCAGGCAGGACATGAGCAACTACGGTCTGGCGATCCTCGAGCGCATCAAGGCCGCCGAGGAATCGTACAAGGCGAAGGTGCTCGCACAAGCTGCTCTTTATATGGATGAAACCACTACCAAAAAGCAGGGTTCGGAGAAGACGAAGAACTACATGTGGGCGGTGTGCAACGAGCACCTCGCCTGGTACCGGTATTTCGACGACAGGAGCGGAGGTCCTCCGCTGTCGATGTTCGCTGACTACACCGGATGGGTGATGGCCGACGGGTACGGAGCCTATGATTCCCACCTTGGGAAAGCCCACAGGTGCGTCTGTCTTGCCCATGTGGCAAGACGGTTCAAGGACTGCGAGAAGATTACCAAGGACCACAACCTTGCAGGGCCCGCCATCGCCTGGATCGCCAGGCTGTACAAGATCGACTCCCAGCTTCGGGAGAAACTGGTCGCAGGCGAGATGTCCAAGGAGTCTTTCATCGAAGAAAGGAAAGCCCTTTCCTTGCCGATTCTCAATGACTTCCATGCTTGGCTTGAGAATGCGGCACTCACCACCGCCCTGGTCAACCTGGTGCAGAAAAGGGCTGTCTCCTATGCCCTCAACCAGTGGGACAAGGTCCTGCTTTCCTTCGAGAATGCAGAGCTGAAAATTGATAATAACGACTGTGAGCAATCTATCAGAGTCTACGTCCAGGGACGCAAGAACTGGGTGAACCACGGCAGCGATGACGGTGCAGAGGCTTCCTGCTTGCTTTACAGCCTCATAGAGACGGCCAAGAAACAGGGCTTGAATCCCCGCAACTATCTTGCCTATCTCTTCATGCAGGCAGCCAGGTACGACAACCTTGAGCTTACCGGCGAACAGCTCGAGCCGCTGATGCCCTGGAATGTGAAACCGCAGGACCTGCAGATTGTCACCGATGAGATGAGCAGGCTCTCCCAGGCCATGAGGCCTATAGGGGACAACTGA
- a CDS encoding type IV secretion system DNA-binding domain-containing protein codes for MIKLIETIEKIISDHVQLKIEARSDSEVRMVLHGFPLILLENLFRIYDLKEGLQIPNHDPIRVLLVADEIDEIKNAYCARCTPEDVVSNRNVRQTILILLPVGNHLNLSTSSAAAFIGLAPATIKGEKSFYNDPFVKIILEELRNLSKISNQDWDRISKIIKFAFDDWSMRGDADRSHSSLDECWNLLGKLFEVGDNYKLLIARCGLPNSSNSEVGTKDHLEVLGKLAKFIESNGFTSAREILLNEADAHLQSHIKDFFESLFLKKCESPLDFSKSPVYFYSQEKVPTEWWNVLDLDVWLNLLQQTKPVKTESFKVECLNPIVEVAKGLPWVVQDYPTFKIRMEEKSPNESILVYRGNGRSPKYEAKFPTNEEWIPDEVPVHSSAINYKFFAGDEYKPSNVRIISLENYSPGVIVFSRDAKKITLPKKKKAKASDKIDIWECDLDFSYTGTYMIELLLSSDTIISDEAEYDDTLGEDIKEAEIGKDNLYHRLFLAETDQESTYIIKVENPHIGAFLLHVNFHAENEEFVGVSSVFEALVLDNVKGKSSVNSVEINRGCRIYDLERKILDDPFACFPLIISDDYTSKMTSDLNWKTRPLLTSYSCENDVRPEFKNWKVPDQFIQVRSELLAYLNEKMSGDELLIELYRLDQSMLEEEFRELVKKYLQAYENWIQSDYESGILCDAYMVVPREGNTTGLSNEPEAILISPLHPIKLAWHCLSQSILAETAYKKTRCPAAGIINPHSVPDIMHVPCIQPGGKSKIIPFMAIRSSSPYWGVLWNGNKLSGLNDSSSSGIWADEAWGISISSISNGFNKAQVKRAVSDVRDIRIAKSTILISIISDTLGTSSCNEGIIEWCEENLGDVDKDEWASAGARKLDVLDMREASLYPSAAVIADLTDKTDAKVRWWLNQENKIKNDLCIVENLGVHLPYMTHGHANSPIGMGGLIRNRVRRHIDSSNGSQFIQESRAGKYYGNHNKTDELESHIGSTLAIMENMPQSGENLDMHNSFVFTPSLDTIIKSFNQSAYCALSSSSIDSSCFFGRHGNAFLWDYDLPNYSNISGESNGFYLLVRENPTLISSIRAAIEEFEKTTSNSFTDSEIQNIVVEISRRGMPTLKRIAAGGAAATGEFGVLVTMRLLQDSFIEGTKNGCLIPVKQIAEKGSRINLIIPMDPFQSQLDSLKRASEGSGVSFRRPDLILFSIALNDFDIPLSIKITPVEIKARTSEFSKEEMLSAIDQAKSFSSYIKKLLFRKEDEDLGRLWDLAIKDFLSSLISFGFRVYGVLEDLGNDKEEWAKLHERVIGGIFAESLNIEIDEIGRLVVVDKSAVSRSFDADGDGFDEVIVLTATDALDIFRNDSETLISKICSKVDDWKFVPHDEISQFVEIFASSKDLQSPILDEADRDFRYPDEDQRMSIASDEEFPYISDYNAADTSNDNQVEDGIKFKIGKTINGFSQFERDFWPSNTNLNQINIGIVGDLGTGKTQLTKALIYQMVKQSSLNREHSPRFLIFDYKDDYSSRDFVDAVGAKVIEPFDIPLNMFDVSNCTNRKPWIERHKFFTDVLSKIYGGIGQVQQLNIKNAVKAAYKKAADMGNNSPTLEQVYQEYLNVTNGKPDSPTNILSDLIDMEIFETDYEKLIPFDDFMDGVVVIRLSALGQDDNTKNLLVVIFLNFFYEYMLKLEKKPFVGHDPQLRFINSMLLVDEADSIMKYEFDVLRKILLQGREFGVGVLLSSQYLSHFKKQETNYLEPLLTWFIHKVPNITIKELESIGLTRANNETLYQIRSLNPHECLFKTLDVNGDFIRATPFYKLIAGDD; via the coding sequence ATGATAAAACTAATTGAAACAATAGAAAAAATTATTTCGGATCATGTGCAATTAAAAATAGAAGCTCGTTCAGATTCTGAAGTTCGAATGGTTCTACACGGATTTCCTTTAATTTTACTTGAGAATTTATTCAGAATCTATGACTTAAAAGAAGGTCTTCAAATACCGAATCATGATCCAATTAGAGTGCTGCTCGTTGCAGATGAGATAGATGAAATTAAAAATGCATATTGTGCAAGATGCACACCCGAAGATGTTGTTAGCAATCGTAATGTGCGACAAACGATTCTCATTCTCTTGCCTGTAGGTAATCACCTTAATCTTTCTACTTCTTCTGCTGCTGCTTTCATAGGACTTGCACCGGCTACAATAAAAGGAGAAAAAAGTTTCTATAATGATCCCTTTGTGAAAATCATCTTGGAAGAATTGAGAAATCTATCCAAAATTAGTAATCAAGACTGGGATAGGATATCGAAAATTATTAAGTTTGCTTTTGATGATTGGAGCATGCGCGGTGATGCAGATCGTTCCCATTCTTCTTTGGATGAGTGTTGGAATTTGCTTGGGAAACTTTTTGAAGTAGGTGATAATTATAAGCTTCTAATAGCCCGTTGTGGATTGCCTAATAGCAGTAATAGTGAGGTTGGCACAAAGGACCATCTGGAAGTTCTCGGGAAATTAGCAAAATTTATTGAAAGTAATGGTTTTACTTCCGCTAGAGAGATTTTACTAAATGAAGCTGATGCCCATCTTCAAAGTCATATTAAGGATTTTTTTGAGTCTTTGTTTTTAAAGAAATGTGAAAGTCCTCTCGATTTTTCGAAATCACCAGTATATTTTTATTCTCAAGAAAAAGTTCCAACTGAGTGGTGGAATGTGCTCGATTTGGATGTGTGGCTTAATCTATTGCAGCAAACCAAGCCAGTAAAGACTGAAAGTTTCAAAGTTGAATGCCTGAATCCAATTGTTGAAGTGGCGAAGGGACTCCCCTGGGTTGTTCAGGATTATCCTACTTTCAAAATCAGAATGGAAGAAAAATCCCCAAACGAATCAATTCTTGTTTATCGCGGGAATGGTAGAAGTCCAAAATATGAAGCAAAATTTCCAACAAATGAAGAATGGATACCTGATGAAGTTCCGGTTCATTCTAGTGCAATAAATTATAAATTTTTTGCTGGTGATGAATATAAACCATCAAATGTTCGCATTATTTCATTAGAGAACTATTCGCCAGGGGTAATTGTTTTCTCTAGGGATGCAAAGAAAATCACACTCCCAAAGAAAAAAAAGGCTAAAGCAAGTGATAAAATTGATATTTGGGAGTGTGACTTAGATTTTTCATATACTGGGACATATATGATTGAGCTTTTGTTATCATCGGATACGATTATATCTGATGAAGCAGAATACGATGATACATTAGGTGAAGACATAAAGGAAGCAGAAATTGGAAAAGATAATTTATATCATAGATTATTTCTTGCAGAGACCGATCAGGAATCAACATACATCATTAAAGTTGAGAATCCTCATATCGGAGCGTTTTTACTTCATGTAAACTTTCATGCAGAAAATGAAGAATTTGTAGGTGTTTCCAGTGTATTTGAAGCTTTGGTGCTGGACAATGTAAAAGGGAAATCATCCGTCAACTCTGTAGAGATAAATCGAGGATGTCGCATCTATGATCTTGAACGTAAAATTCTAGACGATCCATTTGCATGTTTTCCTTTAATTATTTCTGATGATTACACTTCTAAAATGACCAGTGATCTGAACTGGAAAACACGGCCATTATTAACGAGTTATTCTTGTGAAAATGATGTTCGTCCTGAATTTAAAAATTGGAAAGTCCCAGATCAATTTATACAAGTCCGTAGCGAACTGTTGGCATATCTCAATGAGAAGATGTCCGGAGATGAATTGCTTATTGAGCTTTATCGTCTAGACCAAAGTATGCTTGAAGAAGAATTTCGAGAACTTGTAAAAAAGTATCTTCAAGCCTACGAAAATTGGATTCAAAGTGATTATGAATCAGGAATATTATGTGATGCATATATGGTTGTTCCCCGGGAAGGAAATACTACTGGGTTATCAAATGAACCTGAAGCTATCTTGATATCGCCTCTGCATCCGATAAAATTAGCATGGCATTGCTTGTCCCAAAGCATTTTGGCAGAAACAGCTTATAAGAAAACAAGATGTCCTGCTGCTGGAATAATTAATCCCCATTCTGTGCCGGATATTATGCATGTTCCTTGCATCCAGCCTGGCGGTAAGTCTAAAATAATTCCATTTATGGCAATTCGTAGTTCTTCCCCATATTGGGGTGTGCTTTGGAATGGAAATAAATTATCAGGTTTGAATGATTCTTCTAGCTCTGGGATATGGGCAGATGAGGCCTGGGGAATTTCAATTAGCAGTATATCAAATGGATTTAATAAAGCTCAGGTCAAACGTGCTGTCAGTGATGTCCGGGATATTAGAATCGCGAAGAGTACAATCCTAATTTCAATAATAAGTGATACATTAGGAACTAGTTCATGTAATGAAGGCATTATTGAGTGGTGCGAAGAGAATCTCGGAGATGTTGATAAAGATGAATGGGCTAGTGCTGGTGCAAGGAAACTTGATGTATTGGATATGCGTGAGGCAAGTTTATATCCCTCAGCTGCTGTAATCGCCGATTTAACAGACAAAACTGACGCCAAGGTACGGTGGTGGCTTAACCAAGAAAACAAAATAAAAAATGATCTTTGTATCGTTGAGAACCTAGGAGTACATCTTCCATATATGACCCATGGGCATGCCAACAGTCCAATAGGGATGGGAGGCTTAATTAGAAATCGAGTGCGTAGACATATAGACTCAAGCAATGGATCTCAATTTATACAAGAGTCAAGAGCAGGAAAATATTATGGCAATCATAATAAAACTGATGAATTAGAATCTCATATTGGTAGTACCTTAGCAATAATGGAAAATATGCCTCAATCAGGTGAAAATTTGGATATGCATAATTCATTTGTTTTTACTCCGAGTTTAGACACAATAATTAAATCATTTAATCAATCGGCATACTGTGCTCTTTCCTCGTCATCAATTGATTCCTCATGTTTTTTTGGACGCCATGGGAATGCTTTTCTCTGGGATTATGATTTGCCCAATTATTCTAATATCAGTGGTGAAAGTAATGGCTTCTATTTGCTTGTAAGAGAAAATCCAACTTTAATATCCTCAATTCGTGCAGCGATTGAGGAATTTGAGAAGACAACCTCAAACTCCTTTACAGATTCTGAGATTCAAAATATTGTAGTCGAGATTTCTCGGCGTGGTATGCCAACCTTAAAGCGAATAGCAGCGGGGGGTGCAGCAGCTACTGGCGAATTTGGAGTATTGGTAACAATGAGATTGCTTCAGGATTCTTTTATTGAAGGCACTAAAAATGGATGTCTTATTCCCGTAAAACAAATTGCAGAGAAAGGATCTCGCATCAACTTAATTATACCCATGGATCCATTTCAATCACAGCTGGATAGTTTAAAACGTGCTTCTGAAGGTTCTGGAGTATCCTTTAGAAGACCAGATTTAATTTTATTTAGTATTGCTTTGAATGATTTTGATATACCACTCTCGATTAAAATAACTCCTGTTGAAATAAAAGCTAGAACTTCTGAATTTTCAAAAGAGGAGATGCTATCTGCAATCGATCAAGCTAAGTCTTTCTCCAGTTATATAAAGAAACTTCTTTTCCGAAAGGAAGATGAAGATCTCGGTCGTTTATGGGATCTAGCAATCAAGGATTTTCTCTCATCGCTTATTTCATTTGGATTTCGGGTGTATGGAGTTCTTGAAGACTTGGGTAATGACAAGGAAGAATGGGCTAAACTTCATGAGAGAGTTATCGGAGGAATTTTTGCAGAAAGCCTAAATATTGAAATCGATGAAATTGGGAGATTGGTTGTCGTTGATAAATCTGCTGTAAGCAGGTCCTTTGATGCAGATGGAGATGGTTTCGACGAGGTGATTGTACTCACAGCCACAGATGCATTAGATATTTTCAGGAATGATTCAGAAACATTAATTTCAAAAATATGCTCTAAAGTCGATGACTGGAAGTTTGTACCGCATGATGAAATAAGCCAATTTGTCGAAATATTTGCCTCTAGTAAAGATCTGCAGTCACCCATTCTGGATGAAGCAGATCGAGATTTTAGATATCCAGATGAGGACCAGCGTATGTCAATTGCAAGTGATGAGGAATTTCCTTATATATCTGATTATAACGCGGCTGATACGTCCAATGATAATCAAGTAGAAGATGGTATAAAGTTTAAAATTGGTAAAACGATAAATGGATTTTCTCAATTTGAAAGGGATTTCTGGCCGAGCAACACAAATCTTAACCAAATTAATATAGGTATAGTGGGGGATTTAGGTACAGGGAAAACCCAGTTAACCAAAGCACTCATTTATCAAATGGTAAAACAATCATCATTGAATCGTGAACATAGTCCACGATTTTTGATTTTTGACTATAAGGATGACTACTCCTCCCGGGATTTTGTCGATGCAGTTGGAGCAAAAGTTATTGAACCATTTGATATACCTTTGAATATGTTTGATGTAAGTAATTGTACTAATCGAAAACCCTGGATTGAACGGCATAAATTTTTTACTGATGTGTTGTCCAAGATATACGGAGGAATTGGGCAAGTGCAACAGCTAAACATTAAAAATGCTGTTAAAGCTGCTTACAAAAAGGCAGCAGATATGGGAAATAACTCCCCTACCTTAGAGCAAGTTTATCAAGAGTACTTAAATGTGACGAATGGAAAGCCTGATTCTCCTACTAATATTCTCTCGGATCTTATTGATATGGAAATTTTTGAAACAGATTATGAAAAACTTATTCCATTTGATGATTTTATGGATGGGGTTGTAGTAATCAGACTTTCGGCTCTTGGACAGGATGACAATACTAAGAATTTGCTCGTTGTAATATTTCTAAATTTCTTCTATGAATACATGCTTAAGCTAGAGAAGAAACCTTTTGTTGGCCATGATCCCCAGCTTAGATTTATAAACTCTATGCTTCTTGTAGATGAAGCTGATAGTATAATGAAATATGAGTTTGATGTTTTAAGGAAAATCTTACTTCAAGGGCGTGAGTTTGGGGTAGGCGTGTTGCTTTCATCTCAATATTTATCTCATTTTAAGAAACAAGAAACGAACTATTTGGAGCCATTATTAACTTGGTTTATCCATAAAGTTCCTAATATAACTATCAAAGAACTCGAATCGATAGGTTTAACTAGAGCTAATAATGAGACACTTTATCAGATTCGTTCTCTAAATCCGCACGAATGTTTATTTAAAACATTGGATGTTAATGGTGATTTTATACGTGCAACACCTTTCTATAAATTAATTGCTGGTGATGACTAA
- the tnpB gene encoding IS66 family insertion sequence element accessory protein TnpB (TnpB, as the term is used for proteins encoded by IS66 family insertion elements, is considered an accessory protein, since TnpC, encoded by a neighboring gene, is a DDE family transposase.), which yields MLDMSGIPIYLLPGYSDLRRGINGFVSVITNIMEMDVTQGGLYIFCGRRRDSIKCVMWDKTGFLLLQKKLVGGYTFAWPNTEEKVKEISGEDLLAMLDGIDIFRRFTPWENVRMRPGKAV from the coding sequence ATGCTTGACATGAGCGGCATCCCGATCTATCTGCTCCCTGGATATTCGGATCTAAGACGCGGTATCAACGGGTTCGTTTCGGTCATCACCAACATCATGGAGATGGACGTCACCCAGGGAGGGTTGTACATCTTCTGCGGCAGGAGGCGTGACAGCATCAAGTGCGTCATGTGGGACAAGACCGGGTTCCTGCTACTGCAGAAGAAACTGGTGGGCGGCTACACCTTCGCCTGGCCGAACACCGAGGAGAAGGTGAAGGAAATCAGCGGAGAGGATCTGCTTGCAATGCTTGACGGCATAGACATTTTCCGCCGCTTCACCCCCTGGGAGAATGTACGGATGAGACCCGGGAAAGCCGTCTGA
- a CDS encoding oleate hydratase translates to MSTDHVVIIGAGIAGLSAASYLARSGYNVTVLESHALPGGLCTSWKRGQYTIDYCVHWLMGTKEGSEFNQLWKDLGAFTNDDGSTVPIVNFDQFSTMGLSTGDSITLYSDLEALEKELLRYGDEDRKEVHAFIASLKKLGSITFSVGLDRAVNI, encoded by the coding sequence ATGAGTACTGACCATGTGGTAATTATCGGGGCAGGTATCGCAGGACTCTCTGCAGCCTCCTATCTCGCTCGCAGTGGCTATAACGTAACCGTGCTGGAGAGCCATGCCCTGCCAGGTGGTCTCTGTACCTCCTGGAAACGAGGTCAGTACACCATCGACTACTGTGTACACTGGCTCATGGGAACCAAGGAAGGTTCTGAGTTCAACCAACTCTGGAAGGACCTTGGGGCTTTTACCAATGATGATGGCTCTACGGTACCGATTGTCAACTTTGACCAGTTTTCCACGATGGGGCTCTCCACGGGAGACTCCATTACCCTCTACAGTGACCTTGAAGCCTTGGAAAAGGAACTGCTTCGCTATGGAGATGAAGACCGGAAGGAAGTACATGCATTCATAGCAAGTTTGAAAAAATTGGGGTCAATCACTTTTTCTGTGGGATTGGATAGAGCTGTCAACATATAG
- a CDS encoding DNA cytosine methyltransferase, producing MGNKKRKYVELFAGCGGMSLGIESEGYERLFANELSPMPAATYAFNLIHHKRPESNNPETWYTRLYSPDEEGLYNADPRLNLDKSISNTAIEELSKFKGGMFVGGINQLNHCLQKLPHAKLQELDIDILSGGPPCQSFSLAGRRDRNNPRNNLPFEFAESAALLNPKVVLLENVTGILRPFKDIDGNKWYAWYEVAKAFWFKGYVPICTHAEAQKYGVPQRRPRFLMVAVRKDIASNAVKQLDRLPNGLRLDWQSTRLAIEESLNFFLKFKQEFPDNPAEYKYYEPNINWPERLLPMHARPIDVQSVIDSLTNPNSSKDRAYLHILSDSFDFLLPSEVRSGGLTSDEMKNRAFRRHSLHVKARFRILRILADRKQKTVDNKYLQMISEEDFIWLLKQKLIFPQDHSEKTRVPKGEEELKNLLKSLQSKKHSQRALIRKKIAPAQLSIPDDLVHYEVDRTLSVREMARIQSFPDWYEFKGKVTTGGNQRAYEVPRYTQVGNAVPPLMAKQIAKGIREFLDVIGE from the coding sequence GTGGGAAATAAAAAACGTAAATATGTTGAGCTTTTTGCAGGTTGTGGGGGAATGTCCCTTGGTATTGAGTCAGAAGGTTATGAGCGATTATTTGCAAACGAGCTTTCACCTATGCCTGCTGCCACTTACGCTTTTAATTTAATCCATCATAAACGACCAGAATCAAATAATCCTGAAACCTGGTATACTCGTCTTTATTCTCCAGATGAGGAAGGTTTGTATAATGCGGACCCTCGACTTAACTTAGATAAGAGTATTTCGAATACGGCAATTGAAGAACTAAGCAAATTTAAAGGTGGTATGTTTGTAGGTGGTATCAATCAGTTGAATCACTGTTTGCAAAAATTACCACACGCTAAACTTCAAGAACTCGATATTGATATTCTGTCTGGAGGGCCTCCTTGCCAGAGTTTTAGCCTAGCTGGGCGTAGAGATCGGAACAATCCTCGAAATAATTTACCGTTTGAATTTGCAGAAAGTGCTGCATTATTAAATCCCAAAGTAGTTCTTTTAGAGAATGTGACCGGAATCCTGCGGCCATTTAAAGATATTGATGGTAATAAATGGTATGCCTGGTATGAGGTGGCAAAAGCATTTTGGTTCAAAGGGTATGTTCCAATATGTACTCATGCAGAAGCCCAAAAATATGGAGTACCACAAAGACGTCCGAGATTTTTAATGGTTGCCGTAAGAAAAGATATAGCTAGCAATGCAGTGAAACAGTTAGACCGATTGCCGAATGGGCTTCGGTTGGATTGGCAATCCACTAGATTGGCTATAGAAGAATCTTTAAATTTTTTTTTAAAATTCAAACAAGAATTTCCCGATAATCCTGCAGAATATAAATATTACGAGCCAAATATTAATTGGCCTGAACGATTGCTACCAATGCATGCCAGACCAATAGATGTGCAAAGCGTAATTGATAGCCTAACTAATCCGAATTCAAGCAAGGATCGTGCTTATTTACATATCTTATCGGACTCTTTTGATTTTTTACTCCCCTCAGAAGTTAGAAGTGGTGGACTTACGTCGGATGAAATGAAAAACAGAGCATTTCGGAGGCATTCTTTGCACGTAAAAGCAAGATTTAGAATTCTTCGCATATTGGCAGACCGGAAACAAAAAACTGTTGATAACAAATATCTCCAAATGATTTCTGAAGAAGATTTTATTTGGCTTTTAAAACAAAAACTGATCTTTCCCCAAGATCATTCAGAAAAGACAAGGGTTCCAAAAGGGGAAGAAGAATTGAAGAATTTATTAAAATCATTACAGTCGAAAAAGCATTCACAGAGAGCGTTGATTAGAAAAAAAATAGCTCCTGCTCAATTAAGCATTCCAGATGATTTAGTGCATTATGAGGTAGATAGGACGTTATCTGTAAGAGAAATGGCTCGTATTCAATCATTTCCTGATTGGTACGAATTCAAGGGAAAAGTGACAACAGGAGGGAACCAGCGAGCATATGAAGTGCCGAGGTATACACAAGTGGGGAATGCCGTACCTCCTCTGATGGCAAAGCAGATAGCAAAAGGTATCCGTGAATTTCTTGATGTAATTGGAGAATAA